The Lonchura striata isolate bLonStr1 chromosome 16, bLonStr1.mat, whole genome shotgun sequence genome contains the following window.
ctACGTGGCCTTGGGCCGGCCCTTGAGGCGGATGATGGCCCGGTAGTCCCGCACCAGGTCCCGCAGCTGGTCCAGGTAGGGGTCGACGTTCTCCTCCATCCACTCCTCCACCGTGTCAGGGAAGTAGATCCTCTCCAGCTGGGCACGCAGGTCCCGGACAAAGCCCTCCCAGTCCTCATGGAGCCTGGAGgggggagagcagggctgcagctccctcctgcgAGGGACCCCTCGCAGCCCCGGGCAGACCCTcccagcccccagcagcacGTACTTCAGCACCTTGCTGCCAAAGCTCTCCATGTTGCGAGGGTTCCCAAACTGGCGCTTCCGGTGGTAGGGGCTGAACCAGCCCTTGATGGCACTGGAGAGGCACGGGGGACTTGGGGGCACGGGGGCCACCGGGGAGGGGGAGCTGCACATCAGGCAGGTTCCCTCCCATGGAAATTCAGGGCCAGAGGCACCAGTGCCGCTGCTGCCCCCGCTGTTACCTCTCCTCCTCCAGTGCCTTGAGGATGCTCTCCTTCAGGTGCCCATTAACCTGCTCCACCATGTGGTAGATCTCCACACCGGGGAACGCTCCCCTGCCTTCGCTGGGGAAAGGGAGGAGAAGGTGAGGGCTCGGCACGTGGGGTGCACTGAGCTGGATGAATCCCAGcaccctggcaggtctgggaccagGGCATTTGTGTGACCAAGCCTCTGCTTCCCTCCAGTGCATCCCTTCTGACACGTGCACGCACCaggtgctctgctccagctgcacgCTCTCCaagcccagcacatccaggaccTTCCTTTTTGCCTCTTCTGTGAAGCCCCCTGGGAGGGCGAGGAAAGGGACAGAAGAGCCAGGGAGACGTCACCATGGGGCTCTCCCCAGCTTCACACACCGCCGAGGCTGAGCGAGCTGaatctcttcctcctccacctcccagctcccccagcgcCCTGCCCAGCAGGGTGGGTTGGGCAggcagggggagctgggggtgagCCCGGCCGTgccggggggcggggggctcACCGTTCACCAGGGTCTGCAGGCAGATGGCCAGCGAGGGGATGCTGACGGGCAGCAGCTCGCAGAGCACCGAGTAGTGATCGTACCTGAGGAACAGGGACAGCCACCACCGTGCCACCACCGTGCCAGCGCGGCTCTGCGGGCACCGGGAGGGCACGGGGGGGTCCCACCACCCCTCACCTCTGCCAGCCGGTGAGCACCACGCCCTGCAAGCGCAGCGGGGCCAGCCGTGGCACGGCCTGCATCACCTTCAGCCAGCTCAGGTGGTTTTTCAGGTGGTAGCTCAGCGGGGTCCAGGCCTGCGCCGGCCCCGTGGTGCCCTTGAAGGCGCTGGCGAACCAAACGGCCTCGAAGCCGCTCTCCACGTACTTGGCGAGGAACTGCTCTGCAGCGGGATGGGCGCGAGCCAccagtgccactgtccccaggaggctgcggggGGCTCGGGTGGGatccccccagcacccccggGAGCCCGGCACGTCACCTTACCGATCTGCTCAGCCTCGAAGTCGGGCGCGTAGAACCACACCACGGGTGAGACGTGTCTCGCTATCCCGGCCTCTGCGGGGACGGCAGCGAGGGGACGTTGGTGCCGGCAGCAGGAGGGAGCCTCGGGCTCCTCACGCTTCCCCCAGGGCAAGGCGTGGGCTCCTGCTGGCACCGGGCACGATGCCAGCCAGGGTGGGCACAGAGCGGGTGAGGCTGAggagcctggcacaggtgccacCAGTGAtgcccctgtcccctcaccccGCAGGGCTCCCACGCTGATCTTCCTCAGCATGTCGTCCCACATGAGCACCCGCAGCCCCCAGTACTGCGCCGTGAGGAAGCCCAGAACCTCCTTGATGTGCTTCAGGTACATGGTCCCCACGTCGCCCTTGTTGTGGCTCATCCAGTTCTTGGAGTCCATCCCCTCCCCGAGATGGAAAACCTGGATTTGGGGGAAGGGAGAtgctcagcagccctgggagcaccCCCAGAGCCTGGGGTGAGCGCTGGGGTCCCCGCAGAGCCCCTGCCCACCTCGTCTGCACCGATGTGGATCCAGGTGGAGCGCCGGTGCTTCTCGATCACCTGGGACAGGATGCTCTTGAGCAGGGCCAGGGTGTCAGGGAGGTGGGGGTTGAAGCTGTTGGGGAAGCGCTCGACCTCCCGCAGGTGCTGGTACTTCTCGTGCTTGAGGATGAACTGTGGGGAGGAGCCCTCAGGGGGGTGTCCAGGGGAACCCCTGGGATCTGGGATGGGGAGCGGGACTGGGACCCTCTACCTCCACATGGCCAAAGGTCTGCACCAGGGGAACCACCTCCAGCTTGTGTTGCTCCGCCAGCTGCTGGATCCGCTCGATGTCCTCCTCGctgggagggcagggacaggctcAGCGGGGGATGCCAGGGCAGAGGGCACAGTGTGGGGGCAgttccccttcctccccctcctctgGCACCCTACCCACATGGCCCCAGTTGCCCCACATATGTGTGCACTTTACTGAAGGGCACAAACATTGACCTGTCAGGGCAGGAAGAGCtgctggtgtgcccagcagcacagcctggcactcTGACCGCGGGTACCGTGGGCACGGCGCCGGGTGGGTcacacccagcccctggcacagcgGGACCCGAGGGGGCCGCAAGCCCCACGGCCAGCTCggcacacagccctgctcaccTGTAAGCGTACGGGGACCTGAGGATTTCCAGCTCCCCCTTGAAGGGGAACATGTCCTCGTACTCCATGAGGACGCCGTTGGCtcccagctgggacaggagggGGAACAcctgcagggtgggcagggtggGCTCAGCAGTGGGGATGGCACAGTCCAGGTGCCAGCAGGGCCGAGCCCCGTCAGTGCATCCCCGCCTTGGTCCCCCCTCCCTGTCCTGGGCATCCTCACCTGTTCCAGGTAGGAGACTCTGGGCGCAGCTCCCTTGAGATCCAGGTGGACCAGCCTCATTTCagtggcactgacatccctggaGACCTGCTGCTTTTGCTTCAGGGTCATTATCTTTGCTGCAGGGAGCTCCAGAACCTGGCTCTGGGGGATGATGTCCTGGACGACGTCACCTGTGTCCCCCCAGAACCCGCTGTCCTTGCTGACGTGCTTGTGCAGCTCCAGGGTAAAGCTGCAGGGAGTGGAGCAGGGGTGGGGGTGTCCGTGGGGTTATGGGGGCAccagctgcccccagcaccAGGCACCACACAGACACAGCCCAGGGGGTGCCACAAACCCCGGGCTCCCCCCCCGGGGTCCTGCTGTCACCTCACCTGTCACGGAAGAGGAACTTGATGCCAGCCAAGGCAACGAGGAGCAGCACGACGAGGCGCAGCAGGTTCAGCCGGTGGCTCCGCTGGAAGGCCATCACTGGGACCTCTGGGGACACACGCAGGGGCTGGTACTCCGTGGCCAGCAGTGGCCACGGAGGGACCCCCAGCACAGGTgagcccacccagccccacgtaccgagccctgctgccctgcccgcGGCAGCACGAGACCCAGAGAAGGGCGACATGGGGGCAGCCCCTCTGGCCAGCCTGCTGCCCAGCGGGGACGTGTGGCAGTGCCCCGAGTGTCCCTCCTACCTCGTGTGCCCCAGCGCGGGGCCAGAGGCCGGCTCCGCCTCTCCCTCTGCCCGCACGGGTGAGGCCGGGGCCGGGGCAAACAGGGcggtggctgcagggcaggtcCCCACCCGGGATCCCGGCCGGCTGCCGGTCACCCCCGGGCCAGGGCCGTGTCACAGGGCGGCTGGGTGGGCCGGCATCACGGGCTGGGCACGGTGCATCCCTGCGGGTAGGGAAGAGGTGATTGGGAGCCACCCGGGCACATGCCAGCACCGGGCTGCACCGGGATGGCACCGGCACGGCCGCGGCACTGGCACGGTGAGGGTGGCACCCGCAGGGCCCGCGCGAGAGGCAGCACGGATCCTCCTGGGAGCCACATTCAGGCACTTCTGccccttccttctcctgttTCTCCGGTTCTGGAGTGTTCGGGGAGGCCCGGCCAGGGCAGCGcagcccccccggccccgcggaaccggcgccgccgctgccgccagCGCTCCCGGTGAGTTGCCAGCCAAACACACCCGAGCTCGGGGTTAAACTCAGCTCCTCCGGCAGACTGGGGAAGTGAAAAGCAGATTTTGGCAGCTGCGGGTGCCCAAGCGGCTCAGCTGATCGCGAGGGTTTTGTTTGCGTTACCAGAGCGCGGCGGCACCGGGGAGAGCCGCGCTgagccgccccgcgccccgagCGAGCCCTGGCCCAGACACAGCCCCGGTCCCTCCCGACACGGGGGCTgagccccccggagccccccggcagcaggagctgctgtgcccagagcacgaggccccagccagggcacagggcaggacagCGACGAGCAGTGGCTGGAgcatccccgctccatccccacGGCCCGGTGCCCGCGGGTACCCAGTGTCTCGGTGCCcgtgggcaggaggaggagcaggagccggATTTTGGGGAGCACTGCACTCCTTCCCTCgtggcactgcagctcctgcgCTGCGGGGGACAAATCTGGTTCCCGCTCCCTGCCGTGCCCAGCTCGGGATAttcctggcagctccagcagggatgTGCCGGGCTGGAGAtctctgccagcccaggggtCACCACTGCGGGCACGGAAAGGCACCGAGGGCACACAGGACGGGGGGCAGTGGCCCCTAGGCACGCAGCATGGGGAGCCCAGCACCCAGAAAGGCCATAAATATGCCAAGTGCTAATGGCGCTGTCATGGGAACACAGCGCCTGATCGGAACAGGGATAAATATTTAGACAGACGCTGTCAGCTCGCCAGGATTGGGTGTTTTTAATGCACGTTATCTTATTTAAATAGGGCAGGTTCTCAGGGCAGGagctccctggcactgccagggcgaGGGACGGAGCGGGGGAGTCCCGAGGGGTGCCGGGGCAGCCGGGGCGCTGTCCCTGCGCcacggggacaccccggggCAGCGAGGGCTCGGCCCTGGATGCCGCCCCTCGAACCGGCAGCTGGCCGCCAGCACCGGCTGTATTTGTGACCTCGCGTCCGCTGCTGCCCCGGGCCCGGGAGCTCGGGGAGCCCGCGGCTGGCACGGGCGGCCAGGCTGGCTCCCGGAGGGGCGAGagcagccgcagccccggccccctccctgcccccagGGTGGGCTTTGCTGCCAGCCCCCGGCATCCAGCCCCGCTCACCTGCCCGAGCCCCCAGGAGGGGAGGGTGGAcgcaaacaaacccaaacctgaGCCCGGAGGTGGCAGTGGCCGTGCTGGGGAGGGAGCCGAGGGTCCCGGGGGTGCCACTGCGTTCCGTGGGCAGGCAGCGAGGGTTTCGGTGCCCCCCCGctgcccgcagccccgctcCGGTGCTCCCCGGTGTTTCCACGGCGAACCCCCGTGCCCCGGCACCCCCGGCACCCCCGGCCGTGGGGCAGCCGTGCACGCTCACACACACGTGCACACGCTCACccgcttccagagcattccatGGCCGGcctggccgtgcccagcccgtgctgccaggctgtgccaccccCCGGGACGAGCTGCCCCTCGCCAGGGGTGACAGGGATGCAGCCCCACAGCCGGGGACTGCTGCGTGGGGAGGCTGCAGGTCTCTGTGGGGTGCAACCCCGGCGCAGCAGGAGGGGGCTGCTCCCtcatccctgggcacagctgctccctgtcccatccctgtccctcccatggagcagcctctgggcacaagggacccttcccacagcccacccatcCCTCTGTGCTGCGGGGCACCCCCCACACCCCACAAACCCGGCACACCCCACAGCTTCCCACACCAAGGACACCTTGGGCACTCCCGCTCtccacggcacccctgagaccCCGGGCACACCGGCGTCCTCCGCGGGCATCCCTGCATCCTCCCGAGCATCCCTGCATCCTCCCGAGCATCCCTGCATCCTTCCCGTGCATCCCTGCATCCTTCCCGAGCATCCCTGCATCCTCCCGAGCATCCCTGCATCCTCCCCGGGCTTCCCTGCGGCACCGGGGCCCTGCGTCCCCCCGAGCATTCCCGCATCCTCCCGGTACCGGTCCCCAGCACGGCGCCGCCATCTCCCggccccgagcatcccccgctgccccggccctTACCGGCAGgtgcggggcggccgcgggcacCGCCGGGAgcgggcacgggcacgggcacgggcacggccgccgccgccgccgccgccgctcttAAAGGGCCCGGTGCCCGCCGGTGCGGCGAGTGAGGAGGGACGCACCGGGCTCAGCGGGCACCGTGCCCAGCGCCCCGGTGCCACACGAGCGCGGCGGGAGCACCGGCAGAGCGCGGAGCCGCTGTCCGCCCTGACCGGGAGGCACCGGCAcgaggggcggccccggggtgGCTCCGCGGTGCTCGGTGCGTGCCCGGTGTTGGTTCCCCGTTCCCGTTAGGGCCCGGTGCGTGCCCAGTGCCCACCCCCGCCCAGCAACGCCCggtgtgtgctctgtgcctgcagcccggtgtgtgtcccgtgtcccatgtcccatgtcccgtGCCCCGTGTCCTGTGTCCCGTGCTTGGTGTGTTCCCAGTGTGTGTCCCATGTTTCATGTCACAAGTATGTGACATGAATCGAGCGGATCCAGCagtgtgtgccctgtgcccagtgTGTGTCCTGTGTCCCATGTCCCCTATCTCATGCCCCACATCCCATGTCGCTTGTTCCATGCCTGGCATCCCATATCCCATACCCCATACCCcacatcccatatcccatatcccaaatcccaaatcccaaatcccacaccCCATATCCAACACCCCAACACCCATACCCCAACACCCATACCCCACATCCCATACCCCACATCCCATACCCcatatcccaaatcccaaatctcacatcccaaatcccacaccCCATATccaacaccccaaatcccataccccacatcccacaccccacatcccataccccaaatcccaaatcccaaatcccaaatcccaaatcccaaatcccaaatcccacgtCCCGTTTCCAGCACtgcgccccctggcggcgctgctgctctctcccCCCGCCGCGCTCCGTGGTCTCGCCCGCCGCTCCCCCCGCGCCCGGGCCATGGTCCGTCCCTGTCGCCGCTCCCGCGCATGCGCGCTCCCGCCGGACGCTGCGCACTCGGGAGGCGCCGCGCGCACGCGCAGAAGCGGGAGCCGTGAGGGCACCGGGAGCGGACCGGGAGCGGACCGGGAGCGGACCGGGAGCGGGGCTGAGGGAGACCCGCGGGCCGCGCCGACACCCCGCGGCGTGAGGGCGGCCCCGCAGGCTTTAGGGAGCCCCCCGagcgcggcgggagcggcggcaccATGAACGCGGCGCAGGGCACGGTGGGCAGCGACCCGGTCATCCTGGCCACGGCCGGCTACGACCACACGGTGCGGTTCTGGCAGGCGCACAGCGGCATCTGCACCCGCACGGTGCAGCACCAGGACTCCGTATCCTTCCTTCCGTGCCCGGCGCTCGGGGGCGGGCCCGGCTGATGCTCCGTACCGACCTTAACGGGACCGCAGCAGGTGAACGCGCTGGAGATCACGCCGGACCGGAGCATGATCGCGGCCGCAGGTGCGCGCTCCTGCCGCGCCGGTGCTCGGCCGCGGTGCTGAGCCACTGTCCGGTGCCGGGCTGCTGCCCggtgctctgccccagcctggagctgagcCTCTGCCCGGTGCTGAGCCGTGGTGCTGAGCCTGTGCCCGGTGCTCAGGCACTGCCCGGTGCTGAGCCGCTGCCCAGTGCTGAGCCGTGGTGCTGAGCCTCTGTCCGGTGCTCGCAGGGTACCAGCACATCCGCATGTACGACCTCAACTCCAACAACCCCAACCCCGTCATCAACTACGACGGCGTGAGCAAGAACATCACCTCGGTGGGGTTCCACGAGGACGGCCGCTGGATGTACACGGGCGGGGAGGACTGCATGGCCCGCATCTGGGACCTCCGGTGGGCACCGGGGCTTCCCCGGCCCGGCAGCCCCCCCGGGAGCCCTGAGCACCCCTGTCACACATCCCACAACCCCTGAGCACCCCTTCCTTATTCTGTCCCAGGTCCCACAACCCCTGAGCACCCCTCCTTCATTCTGTCACAGGTCCCGGAACCTCCAGTGCCAGCGCATTTTCCAGGTGAACGCTCCCATCAACTGCGTCTGCCTGCA
Protein-coding sequences here:
- the LOC110482110 gene encoding hexosaminidase D isoform X1, producing MAFQRSHRLNLLRLVVLLLVALAGIKFLFRDSFTLELHKHVSKDSGFWGDTGDVVQDIIPQSQVLELPAAKIMTLKQKQQVSRDVSATEMRLVHLDLKGAAPRVSYLEQVFPLLSQLGANGVLMEYEDMFPFKGELEILRSPYAYSEEDIERIQQLAEQHKLEVVPLVQTFGHVEFILKHEKYQHLREVERFPNSFNPHLPDTLALLKSILSQVIEKHRRSTWIHIGADEVFHLGEGMDSKNWMSHNKGDVGTMYLKHIKEVLGFLTAQYWGLRVLMWDDMLRKISVGALREAGIARHVSPVVWFYAPDFEAEQIEQFLAKYVESGFEAVWFASAFKGTTGPAQAWTPLSYHLKNHLSWLKVMQAVPRLAPLRLQGVVLTGWQRYDHYSVLCELLPVSIPSLAICLQTLVNGGFTEEAKRKVLDVLGLESVQLEQSTCEGRGAFPGVEIYHMVEQVNGHLKESILKALEEESPPCLSSAIKGWFSPYHRKRQFGNPRNMESFGSKVLKLHEDWEGFVRDLRAQLERIYFPDTVEEWMEENVDPYLDQLRDLVRDYRAIIRLKGRPKAT
- the LOC110482110 gene encoding hexosaminidase D isoform X2, which gives rise to MAFQRSHRLNLLRLVVLLLVALAGIKFLFRDSFTLELHKHVSKDSGFWGDTGDVVQDIIPQSQVLELPAAKIMTLKQKQQVSRDVSATEMRLVHLDLKGAAPRVSYLEQVFPLLSQLGANGVLMEYEDMFPFKGELEILRSPYAYSEEDIERIQQLAEQHKLEVVPLVQTFGHVEFILKHEKYQHLREVERFPNSFNPHLPDTLALLKSILSQVIEKHRRSTWIHIGADEVFHLGEGMDSKNWMSHNKGDVGTMYLKHIKEVLGFLTAQYWGLRVLMWDDMLRKISVGALREAGIARHVSPVVWFYAPDFEAEQIEQFLAKYVESGFEAVWFASAFKGTTGPAQAWTPLSYHLKNHLSWLKVMQAVPRLAPLRLQGVVLTGWQRYDHYSVLCELLPVSIPSLAICLQTLVNGGFTEEAKRKVLDVLGLESVQLEQSTCEGRGAFPGVEIYHMVEQVNGHLKESILKALEEESAIKGWFSPYHRKRQFGNPRNMESFGSKVLKLHEDWEGFVRDLRAQLERIYFPDTVEEWMEENVDPYLDQLRDLVRDYRAIIRLKGRPKAT